Proteins found in one Clostridia bacterium genomic segment:
- the tsaE gene encoding tRNA (adenosine(37)-N6)-threonylcarbamoyltransferase complex ATPase subunit type 1 TsaE yields MSAEMRIVSHSPAETAAIGCGLGRLLDAGDILCLAGRLGAGKTCLARGISSGLGVDPSEVSSPTFVLAQEYRGRVPVYHLDLYRLSSAEDVENAGLDEYFGGNGVAVVEWPEAYGLLEGYDHLSIRIEPGPDDDSRVLVFRPQGGRYRRILEEMQSC; encoded by the coding sequence ATGAGCGCGGAAATGCGGATCGTATCGCATTCGCCTGCTGAGACCGCCGCCATAGGATGCGGACTTGGCAGGCTTCTCGACGCTGGCGACATTCTGTGCCTCGCCGGTCGTCTTGGGGCTGGCAAAACGTGCCTTGCCAGAGGAATATCCTCTGGACTTGGCGTTGACCCATCCGAGGTATCGAGCCCCACATTTGTGCTGGCGCAGGAGTACAGGGGCCGAGTGCCTGTGTACCATCTGGACCTGTACAGGCTTTCGTCGGCCGAGGATGTGGAGAACGCGGGGCTCGACGAGTATTTCGGCGGGAACGGGGTCGCTGTCGTGGAGTGGCCTGAAGCATATGGGCTGTTGGAAGGGTACGATCATCTCTCGATTCGAATAGAGCCTGGCCCGGATGATGACTCGCGTGTACTAGTGTTTCGGCCTCAGGGCGGTAGATACAGGCGTATCTTGGAGGAGATGCAGTCTTGCTGA
- a CDS encoding gamma-glutamyl-gamma-aminobutyrate hydrolase family protein, producing the protein MRPVCVVSADFEAEPKERCMLGADYVKAIHRAGGLPLIAPPVLDCADPKEAAMRTCEVAGGLVLTGGADLNPRLFGQSPHPSLGSISPVRDEFEIALASAALSIGLPILAICRGMQVLNVAAGGGLIQDIQSSCQGAHAHAISAPRWHPTHSVSVEPGSALSRILGEGVVWVNSFHHQAVQPVAPGFEVTAWADDGIVEAIEKPGAHFVIGVQWHPESLVERHPEFLKLFSEFVRAAQGMW; encoded by the coding sequence TTGAGGCCAGTCTGTGTCGTGTCTGCTGATTTCGAGGCAGAGCCTAAGGAAAGATGCATGCTCGGCGCTGATTACGTCAAGGCGATTCATAGAGCTGGAGGGCTTCCTCTAATCGCTCCGCCGGTTCTCGATTGCGCGGATCCAAAGGAGGCGGCGATGCGCACATGCGAGGTCGCAGGCGGTCTGGTTCTAACAGGTGGAGCGGATCTGAATCCGCGTCTCTTCGGCCAGTCTCCCCACCCGTCGCTTGGGTCCATCAGTCCTGTTCGTGATGAGTTTGAGATCGCGCTCGCGTCTGCTGCTCTGTCTATTGGGCTTCCCATCCTTGCCATTTGCCGTGGGATGCAGGTCCTGAATGTGGCGGCAGGCGGCGGCCTGATCCAGGATATCCAGTCGTCCTGCCAGGGCGCCCATGCACACGCCATCTCCGCCCCCAGATGGCATCCCACGCACTCGGTGTCAGTGGAACCCGGATCTGCGCTTTCGCGGATCCTCGGCGAAGGCGTGGTGTGGGTGAACAGCTTCCATCACCAGGCGGTCCAGCCGGTCGCGCCGGGCTTTGAGGTTACGGCCTGGGCGGATGATGGAATCGTGGAAGCCATCGAGAAGCCCGGGGCCCATTTCGTTATCGGGGTTCAGTGGCATCCGGAGAGCCTCGTGGAGAGACATCCGGAGTTTTTGAAATTGTTCAGCGAATTTGTCAGAGCTGCACAAGGGATGTGGTAG
- a CDS encoding asparaginase: protein MGIPSETLVSLYRGELVESIHRGHVAVVDSSGRILHHAGDPLYVTYFRSSAKPLQVLPIIQSGAVERFGITTEEVAAMSASHHGEDMHIAAVASILAKIGLSESDLRCGSHQPINSQQAARIIRDGISLSPVFNNCSGKHAGMLAYAVHKGYPTDGYFQRDHPVQVDMWEAVSQVCGLRKERVIRGVDGCGVVVFGMPIANMAYAYARMSRPSSLPAIYREPARLVVEAMLRYPNMIGGTQDFGSKLMRGANGRIFAKGGAEGLFCLGLPELGIGVAVKIEDGGARALPTAVMEVLREIGAADEKMLTAPDTAVERPIQNHRGDAVGRMSACFYLHEFSGALTGCQVGCGEV from the coding sequence ATGGGCATTCCATCCGAGACTCTTGTTTCGCTGTATAGAGGCGAGCTGGTGGAGAGTATACACAGAGGGCATGTTGCTGTGGTGGATTCCTCCGGAAGGATACTGCACCACGCGGGCGATCCGCTGTATGTCACCTACTTTAGGTCGTCAGCCAAGCCGCTTCAGGTCCTCCCGATCATCCAATCAGGCGCGGTGGAGAGGTTCGGGATAACCACTGAGGAAGTGGCTGCAATGTCAGCATCCCATCACGGTGAGGACATGCACATCGCTGCAGTTGCCAGCATCCTGGCCAAGATCGGGCTTTCCGAATCGGACCTGAGGTGCGGGAGCCATCAGCCGATCAACTCTCAGCAGGCGGCGAGAATCATCCGAGATGGGATTTCCCTATCCCCGGTGTTCAACAACTGCTCGGGGAAGCACGCGGGAATGCTGGCCTATGCTGTCCACAAGGGATATCCGACCGATGGCTACTTCCAGCGTGACCATCCAGTGCAGGTCGACATGTGGGAGGCCGTTTCCCAAGTGTGTGGTCTCCGCAAGGAGCGCGTCATACGGGGTGTAGACGGGTGCGGGGTAGTTGTGTTCGGGATGCCGATAGCCAATATGGCGTACGCTTATGCCAGAATGTCGAGGCCAAGCAGCTTGCCGGCTATATATCGCGAGCCTGCGCGCCTCGTGGTTGAGGCCATGCTCCGGTATCCGAACATGATTGGCGGCACTCAGGATTTTGGGTCCAAGTTGATGCGAGGCGCGAATGGGAGGATCTTTGCCAAGGGAGGCGCGGAAGGCCTGTTCTGCCTCGGTCTGCCTGAACTCGGGATCGGCGTGGCTGTGAAAATCGAGGATGGCGGGGCAAGAGCGCTTCCCACAGCTGTGATGGAGGTTCTTCGGGAGATCGGGGCCGCAGACGAAAAGATGCTGACGGCGCCGGATACCGCGGTTGAGCGTCCGATCCAGAATCACAGAGGCGACGCTGTGGGAAGGATGAGTGCCTGTTTCTATCTGCACGAGTTCTCTGGCGCCTTAACGGGTTGTCAGGTTGGCTGCGGCGAAGTATAA
- a CDS encoding type II toxin-antitoxin system PemK/MazF family toxin: MDVKRGDVFYADLNPVIGSEQGGIRPVLILQNDIGNYYSPTTIVAAVTSRIKRAKLPTHVELPAGEGALTVDSVILMEQLRTIDKARLRDRICRLDDETMKRVVRAVEISLGLIEI, encoded by the coding sequence TTGGACGTGAAGCGTGGCGATGTGTTCTATGCGGACCTCAACCCTGTGATCGGCTCAGAGCAGGGAGGAATACGTCCAGTTCTCATACTCCAGAATGACATTGGAAACTACTACAGCCCAACCACCATTGTTGCTGCGGTCACCTCCCGGATCAAGAGGGCAAAACTGCCCACCCATGTGGAACTGCCTGCAGGAGAGGGTGCGCTCACAGTCGATTCAGTGATACTCATGGAGCAGCTACGCACTATTGATAAGGCCAGGCTCCGCGACAGAATATGCAGGTTGGATGATGAGACGATGAAGCGAGTTGTGAGGGCAGTTGAGATCAGCCTCGGGCTCATCGAGATCTGA